The proteins below are encoded in one region of Candidatus Eremiobacterota bacterium:
- a CDS encoding type II toxin-antitoxin system HicB family antitoxin, whose translation MRIEIETEEDGRWIAEIPELPGVMAYGQSRQEAIRSVKALALRVLADRLDHGEAIPELGHMFAIAS comes from the coding sequence ATGAGAATTGAGATAGAAACGGAAGAAGATGGCCGTTGGATCGCTGAAATACCGGAGCTCCCCGGAGTGATGGCATATGGTCAAAGCAGGCAGGAAGCTATCCGCAGTGTGAAAGCACTGGCTTTACGTGTGCTGGCTGACAGGCTTGATCATGGAGAGGCCATCCCGGAGCTTGGCCATATGTTTGCCATAGCGTCATGA